One genomic window of Cloacibacillus sp. An23 includes the following:
- a CDS encoding DMT family transporter: MIGRYKYNLLLALVAVLWGATYGISKICLEYTNAFTLLTVRFLVAFAVTFPFFYKRITPLKKSEVLHSAQLGIMMFCACLFMVLGVGSTSATNAGFLVGLSVVFIPLIQFICFRERIGLHAAFALAMSLVGICLLTLDGGMSFHGGDVFCLASAFCYGAYVVFAARFLRGANPIAIGTMQFLFIGLYAGATQLVSGGFSLPSAFDFWKWALVIGVFCTAFCFIAQSVSQQHLTPTAAGIILTLEPVSSAVFAFAALGEVMGARQIAGALLMLAGVMWVSLKEK; this comes from the coding sequence ATGATCGGAAGGTACAAGTACAATTTGCTGCTCGCGCTTGTAGCGGTGCTTTGGGGGGCCACGTACGGCATATCGAAGATCTGCCTCGAATACACGAACGCCTTCACGCTTCTGACGGTGCGCTTCCTCGTGGCCTTCGCCGTGACTTTTCCGTTTTTTTACAAAAGGATAACGCCGCTGAAAAAATCCGAGGTCCTCCACTCAGCGCAGCTAGGGATTATGATGTTTTGCGCGTGTCTTTTCATGGTGCTGGGAGTCGGTTCTACCAGCGCGACGAACGCAGGCTTCCTCGTGGGCCTTTCTGTGGTGTTCATTCCTCTGATTCAGTTTATATGCTTTCGCGAGCGTATCGGCCTCCACGCCGCGTTCGCGCTCGCGATGTCTCTCGTCGGAATCTGCCTGCTGACGCTCGATGGAGGTATGAGCTTTCACGGCGGCGACGTTTTTTGTCTCGCGAGCGCCTTCTGCTACGGAGCCTACGTCGTTTTCGCGGCGAGGTTTCTTCGCGGGGCGAACCCGATCGCCATAGGGACGATGCAGTTCCTTTTCATAGGGCTTTACGCCGGAGCGACGCAGCTCGTCTCGGGCGGCTTTTCTCTCCCGTCCGCGTTTGATTTCTGGAAATGGGCGCTGGTCATAGGAGTTTTCTGTACGGCGTTCTGTTTTATAGCGCAGTCCGTCTCTCAGCAGCATCTGACGCCGACGGCTGCGGGGATAATCCTTACGCTTGAACCCGTATCGTCAGCCGTTTTCGCCTTCGCGGCCCTCGGGGAAGTCATGGGCGCGAGGCAGATCGCAGGAGCGCTTCTGATGCTCGCCGGAGTTATGTGGGTTTCCTTAAAAGAAAAATAA
- a CDS encoding gluconate 5-dehydrogenase: MSSVNLFSLKGKHAFVTGGSRGLGFAMACALAEAGAEILFCARSEESVEKGMEAYKTRGIDAKGYVCDVTSPTGVWWLFSEIENNGGHIDILLNNAGIINRVPMTEMETADFRRIVDTDLVGPFITAKTVIPYMIKRKGGKIINVCGIMSELGRETAAAYASAKGGLKMLTRNIASEYGPYNIQCNAVAPGYMATDMNASLRAKSADGSPNPFDIFICTQTPAGRWGNPEQDIAGPVVFLASEASNFVNGHMLYVDGGFLAYLGKSA; the protein is encoded by the coding sequence ATGTCATCTGTCAATTTGTTTTCTCTTAAAGGGAAGCATGCGTTTGTGACGGGAGGTTCTCGCGGGCTTGGATTTGCGATGGCCTGCGCTCTCGCTGAAGCCGGCGCAGAGATTCTTTTTTGCGCGCGCAGCGAAGAGTCCGTTGAAAAAGGTATGGAAGCGTACAAGACAAGAGGAATAGACGCGAAAGGATATGTCTGTGACGTTACAAGCCCTACTGGCGTTTGGTGGCTTTTCTCAGAAATTGAGAATAACGGCGGACATATAGACATACTTCTCAATAACGCTGGGATAATCAACCGAGTTCCAATGACTGAAATGGAAACTGCCGATTTCCGCAGAATTGTGGATACAGACCTGGTTGGGCCGTTCATTACTGCTAAAACCGTCATTCCGTATATGATTAAGAGAAAGGGCGGAAAGATAATAAACGTCTGCGGGATAATGAGCGAGCTCGGGCGAGAAACGGCGGCGGCCTACGCCTCAGCGAAAGGCGGCCTCAAGATGCTCACGAGAAACATAGCGTCGGAGTACGGGCCGTACAACATTCAGTGCAACGCAGTCGCCCCCGGTTATATGGCGACTGATATGAACGCATCTCTGCGCGCAAAAAGCGCAGACGGTTCGCCGAATCCATTTGACATTTTCATTTGCACACAAACGCCGGCGGGACGCTGGGGGAATCCGGAGCAAGACATTGCGGGGCCGGTAGTTTTTCTTGCCTCAGAAGCCTCAAACTTCGTCAACGGCCACATGCTATACGTAGACGGAGGCTTTCTGGCGTATCTTGGAAAAAGCGCATAA
- a CDS encoding YciI family protein: MFLVLTKYVRPTEDVDKFLPAHSEFLDRYYAQGKVIFSGRRNPRTGGAILFNVGTEAEVSEILSHDPFRKNGVTECELYEIIPTKYADAFKTFVEG; this comes from the coding sequence ATGTTTTTAGTTTTAACAAAGTATGTCAGGCCGACAGAAGACGTAGATAAGTTTCTTCCCGCGCATTCGGAATTTCTGGACAGGTACTATGCACAGGGAAAGGTGATATTTTCAGGACGGAGAAATCCGCGCACCGGCGGGGCGATACTGTTCAATGTCGGCACTGAAGCAGAGGTTTCCGAGATTTTATCACACGACCCGTTCCGCAAAAATGGGGTAACAGAATGTGAACTTTACGAAATAATTCCAACGAAATACGCTGACGCATTTAAGACGTTCGTAGAAGGTTAA
- a CDS encoding YjiH family protein, which produces MYIGAALPFIRKTWEKDAVTIFFSIAKICGAVIGTILVFNLNPPEWLSRPDFGPFLYKSLATPVGLVIPIGSAFLAFLANFGLMEFTGVLMTPVMRPVFKTPGRSAIDAVASFVGSYSIALIITNGVYRQGKYSAKEAAIIATGFSTVSATFLLIVAKTLNIMDHWGLYFWVSLVVTFAVTAITARLWPLSSIPDTYFTGEKTPEPEYHGNMLSRAWQAGIETASKTGPLSKLIWENLYAGLNMAFSVIPSIMSIGLLGLVLAEYTPLFDWFGYVFYPFFKIFGIEQAALAGKAAALSLPEMFLPAVLVAKEGTMLVKFVIAVVSISEILFFSASIPCLMGTDIPLTLKDIVVIWFERVVFSIVVTIPIAMALGFKDVAAAIAQ; this is translated from the coding sequence ATGTACATTGGGGCAGCACTGCCGTTTATCAGAAAAACATGGGAAAAAGACGCGGTTACGATTTTTTTCTCGATAGCGAAGATATGCGGCGCTGTGATAGGGACGATACTCGTATTCAACCTTAATCCGCCTGAGTGGCTCAGCCGGCCAGACTTCGGCCCGTTTCTCTACAAGTCGCTCGCAACTCCCGTCGGACTGGTCATTCCCATAGGCTCCGCATTTCTCGCCTTCCTCGCGAATTTCGGACTTATGGAGTTTACCGGCGTGCTTATGACCCCGGTAATGCGCCCAGTGTTCAAGACGCCGGGACGTTCGGCCATCGACGCTGTCGCGTCGTTCGTCGGAAGCTACTCCATAGCGCTGATCATCACTAACGGCGTTTACAGACAGGGCAAATACTCCGCAAAGGAAGCAGCGATAATAGCGACCGGCTTCTCCACCGTCTCCGCTACCTTTTTGCTCATCGTGGCCAAAACGCTGAACATTATGGATCACTGGGGATTATATTTCTGGGTCTCGCTCGTGGTGACGTTCGCAGTAACGGCTATTACCGCCAGGCTGTGGCCTTTGAGTTCCATACCGGACACATACTTCACCGGTGAAAAAACGCCGGAGCCTGAATATCACGGCAACATGCTTTCGCGCGCATGGCAGGCCGGAATCGAAACGGCTTCAAAAACAGGCCCGCTTTCGAAACTGATATGGGAAAATCTCTATGCAGGGCTGAATATGGCGTTCAGCGTGATACCGTCAATCATGTCCATCGGGCTGCTCGGCCTTGTGCTTGCGGAGTATACGCCGCTGTTTGACTGGTTCGGCTACGTCTTCTACCCGTTCTTCAAAATATTCGGGATCGAGCAGGCCGCGCTCGCAGGCAAAGCCGCGGCTCTTTCGCTGCCTGAAATGTTCCTCCCCGCCGTGCTTGTCGCAAAAGAAGGTACTATGCTTGTCAAATTCGTCATCGCCGTCGTAAGCATATCGGAAATACTCTTCTTCTCGGCAAGTATCCCGTGCCTCATGGGAACGGACATTCCGCTTACTTTGAAAGATATAGTCGTTATTTGGTTTGAACGAGTAGTGTTCAGCATCGTAGTGACGATCCCAATCGCTATGGCGTTGGGCTTCAAGGATGTTGCGGCAGCAATTGCGCAGTAA